In one window of Massilibacterium senegalense DNA:
- the lonB gene encoding ATP-dependent protease LonB translates to MNWTAFFIFIQVFFAVIVGLYFWGLLRSQRTQKVSVTKVSKKELDKLTKLRNISLSQPLAEKIRPTRFSEIIGQMDAITSLKAALCGPHPQHVIVYGPPGVGKTAAARLVLEEAKKEETSPFRLDAPFIEIDGATSRFDERGIADPLMGSVHDPIYQGAGAMGQAGIPQPKEGAVTKAHGGILFIDEIGELHPIQLNKLLKVLEDRKVIIESAYYNEENEKIPAHIHDMFQKGLPADFRLIGATTRNPAELPPALRSRCLEIFFRSLTPKEMKEIMKNAVEKLQLTIDKSTLDYLVSFAQNGRHAVSMVQLVGGLVISQKRKKITDDDVRWMVQASRLTPRMKRQMTKKNQVGVVCGLGVTSQHEGVILEIEADATRARAQSKGQMNVTGIVETEQTKAPSKETMRKSMAKSSIENVQTALKRIGVPIQEYDIHVNFPGGIPIDGPSAGIAIAVAVYSAIYKKEVPFDLALTGELSIHGQVLPVGGIVEKVEAAMEAGCKKVILPKGNEHIPSKNDIDIITVKTLEELLLTIFPANEQKESIAAQSSASIPSEFF, encoded by the coding sequence ATGAATTGGACGGCCTTTTTTATATTTATTCAAGTGTTTTTTGCGGTAATTGTTGGACTTTATTTTTGGGGATTATTGCGTTCGCAACGAACTCAAAAAGTGTCGGTAACAAAAGTTTCAAAAAAAGAGTTAGATAAATTAACGAAGCTTCGAAATATTTCCTTGTCGCAACCGTTAGCAGAAAAAATTCGTCCGACCCGCTTTTCTGAAATTATTGGGCAAATGGATGCTATTACATCATTAAAGGCAGCTCTCTGTGGCCCGCATCCACAGCACGTTATTGTGTATGGCCCACCAGGTGTAGGAAAGACAGCCGCTGCCCGCCTCGTGTTAGAAGAAGCTAAAAAAGAAGAAACATCCCCTTTCCGATTAGATGCACCATTTATTGAAATAGATGGTGCTACGTCCCGATTTGATGAACGAGGGATTGCGGATCCTTTGATGGGTTCTGTTCATGATCCGATTTATCAAGGGGCAGGAGCGATGGGACAAGCGGGAATTCCACAACCGAAAGAAGGAGCCGTGACGAAAGCGCACGGAGGAATATTGTTTATTGATGAAATTGGGGAACTTCACCCGATTCAGCTAAACAAATTATTAAAGGTTTTAGAAGATAGAAAGGTAATTATCGAAAGTGCCTATTATAATGAAGAAAATGAAAAAATTCCGGCTCACATTCACGACATGTTTCAAAAAGGATTGCCCGCTGATTTTCGATTAATTGGAGCGACGACAAGAAATCCAGCAGAATTACCACCAGCATTACGTTCGCGTTGCTTAGAAATTTTTTTTCGTTCACTGACACCGAAGGAAATGAAAGAAATTATGAAAAATGCAGTGGAAAAATTACAGCTTACGATAGACAAATCAACGCTCGATTATTTAGTATCATTTGCACAAAATGGTCGTCATGCAGTATCCATGGTACAGCTAGTAGGCGGACTTGTCATTTCACAGAAACGGAAAAAAATCACTGATGATGACGTGCGTTGGATGGTCCAAGCAAGTCGGTTGACCCCAAGAATGAAACGCCAAATGACAAAGAAAAATCAAGTTGGTGTCGTATGTGGATTAGGAGTAACGAGTCAACATGAAGGGGTTATTCTAGAAATTGAAGCGGATGCAACAAGAGCTAGAGCACAATCAAAAGGGCAAATGAATGTAACAGGGATTGTAGAGACAGAACAAACGAAAGCGCCATCAAAGGAAACCATGCGAAAAAGCATGGCGAAAAGTTCTATCGAAAATGTTCAAACAGCATTAAAACGTATTGGCGTACCAATTCAGGAGTATGACATTCATGTGAATTTTCCAGGTGGAATCCCGATTGATGGTCCTTCTGCTGGGATTGCGATAGCAGTTGCAGTATATTCAGCAATTTATAAAAAAGAAGTTCCGTTTGATTTAGCATTAACAGGGGAATTAAGTATACACGGTCAAGTATTGCCTGTAGGAGGTATTGTAGAGAAAGTGGAGGCAGCAATGGAAGCAGGCTGTAAAAAAGTGATTTTACCAAAAGGCAATGAGCACATTCCTAGTAAAAACGACATCGACATTATTACAGTAAAAACATTAGAAGAACTTCTTTTAACTATATTTCCAGCTAATGAACAAAAAGAGAGTATAGCGGCACAATCATCCGCTTCCATCCCTTCCGAGTTTTTTTAG